A region of Vitis vinifera cultivar Pinot Noir 40024 chromosome 15, ASM3070453v1 DNA encodes the following proteins:
- the LOC109124038 gene encoding retrovirus-related Pol polyprotein from transposon RE1 codes for METSKPAPTPGRLGRTLSQSDGVSLSDPSEYRRTMGALQYVTLTRPDIAFAVNKACQFMAKPSNVHWMAVKRILRYLKGTIHLGLHFQPAASMELQGYSDADWASCPNDRRSTNGYCVFLASNLISWSSSKQRLVSKSSTVSEYRGLVSLTAELVWIQSLLQELCLPTSPPILWCDNQSTAHIAANPVFHSRSKHIELDLHFIREKVLRQELQICYVPSDDQLADIFTKHLPITQFCNLRSKLTVTYPPLSLRGDDSQTDSTLTASHTVVTEQPCNLSKPTLTNHLT; via the coding sequence ATGGAGACTTCGAAACCAGCTCCCACTCCAGGCCGTCTCGGTCGTACCCTTTCTCAATCTGATGGTGTTTCTTTGTCGGATCCATCAGAATATCGTCGTACCATGGGAGCCTTACAATATGTCACCCTCACTAGGCCCGACATTGCTTTCGCCGTGAACAAAGCTTGCCAATTCATGGCCAAGCCTTCTAATGTTCATTGGATGGCTGTTAAAAGAATTCTACGGTATTTAAAGGGCACCATCCATCTTGGTCTTCACTTCCAACCTGCTGCTTCCATGGAGCTTCAAGGATACAGTGATGCTGACTGGGCATCTTGTCCAAATGATCGTCGAAGCACCAACGGCTACTGTGTATTCCTAGCCTCGAATCTCATCTCTTGGTCCTCCTCTAAACAACGTCTTGTCTCCAAAAGCAGCACTGTATCCGAATACAGAGGGTTGGTCTCCCTCACGGCTGAGTTGGTGTGGATTCAATCCCTACTTCAAGAGCTCTGCTTGCCTACTTCTCCACCTATATTATGGTGTGACAACCAAAGTACAGCTCATATTGCTGCTAATCCGGTCTTTCACTCCCGTTCCAAACACATCGAATTAGATTTACATTTCATCAGAGAAAAAGTGTTACGCCAAGAACTTCAAATCTGCTATGTTCCCTCAGATGATCAGCTTGCCGATATTTTCACAAAGCACCTTCCTATTACACAATTTTGTAACCTCCGTAGCAAGCTCACAGTCACCTACCCGCCTCTGAGCTTGAGGGGGGATGATAGCCAAACAGATTCTACCCTAACTGCCTCTCATACAGTTGTAACTGAGCAACCGTGTAACCTCTCCAAACCCACCTTAACTAACCACCTTACTTAG